A single Natrinema pellirubrum DSM 15624 DNA region contains:
- a CDS encoding Vms1/Ankzf1 family peptidyl-tRNA hydrolase, producing the protein MIDELLGRASLKERIEDLEDENERLRERYEAESDRRAEAATARQEAEQRVNRLEDRIAQLEGELEQVDDADDGVAVRRRIQVRGRRLEAILDRLDSFRTGPEGALTVAVDEAGLPESVRSTLEEPLGDRVALLEDAAPCLCCVDDAGLIAVALSPPIEPTLEPTWDDGFAIDRGTFLPTGRHALALVRTDLFALGVYDGDERVDYRGFESDVKGSHSKGGFSQARFERIRDEQIDDHLERCREAVATRRGDVDRLFVVGQRGVVDTLVAEAGLEPAGTAAVDATGDPESALEDAVRSFWTTELRVL; encoded by the coding sequence ATGATCGACGAGTTGCTCGGCCGTGCGTCGCTCAAAGAGCGCATCGAGGACCTCGAGGACGAAAACGAGCGGTTACGCGAGCGCTACGAGGCCGAGTCCGACCGCCGGGCCGAGGCGGCCACGGCGAGACAGGAGGCCGAACAGCGGGTCAACCGTCTCGAGGACCGGATCGCCCAACTCGAGGGCGAACTCGAGCAGGTCGACGACGCCGACGACGGCGTCGCCGTCCGTCGCCGGATACAGGTCCGGGGACGACGTCTCGAGGCGATCCTCGACCGACTGGACTCGTTCCGGACGGGGCCGGAGGGCGCGTTGACCGTCGCGGTCGATGAGGCGGGGCTACCCGAATCGGTCCGGTCGACTCTCGAGGAACCGCTCGGCGACCGGGTCGCACTGCTCGAGGACGCCGCGCCGTGTCTGTGCTGTGTCGACGACGCCGGCCTGATCGCGGTGGCTCTGTCGCCGCCGATCGAGCCGACGCTCGAGCCGACGTGGGACGACGGGTTCGCCATCGACCGCGGGACCTTCCTGCCGACCGGCCGCCACGCCCTCGCGCTGGTCCGGACGGACCTGTTCGCGCTCGGGGTGTACGACGGCGACGAGCGGGTCGACTACCGCGGGTTCGAAAGCGACGTCAAGGGCAGCCACTCGAAGGGCGGGTTCTCACAGGCCCGGTTCGAACGGATCCGTGACGAACAGATCGACGACCACCTCGAGCGCTGTCGCGAGGCCGTCGCGACACGCCGTGGCGACGTGGATCGACTGTTCGTCGTCGGCCAGCGCGGCGTCGTCGACACGCTCGTCGCTGAAGCCGGCCTCGAGCCGGCGGGAACCGCCGCGGTCGACGCGACCGGGGATCCCGAATCCGCGCTCGAGGACGCCGTTCGGTCGTTCTGGACGACGGAACTGCGAGTCCTCTAG
- a CDS encoding DUF1611 domain-containing protein, with protein sequence MRVAILAHEQFPDRAKTALGVLRYADHDIVAVLDRDSAGQRVSDFVPDVQDAPIVEGMDDLEADAVDALLIGIAPIGGDLEESWRDDIRVALENGYDVISGLHSFLSDDEEFARLAAENDCELRDVRKPPEGLTVAEGIADEVDAEVILTVGTDCSVGKMTTTMELARDARAAGHDAAVVPTGQTGIMIEGWGNPIDRVVSDFTAGAVEEMILEIGDDHDYLFVEGQGSIVHPAYSPVTLGILHGSMADKLVLCHEAGREAIHGYESFALPSIPTYIDLYESVAAPVAEGQVVAGALNTSGLADDAAASDAVAEYADALGAPADDVIRFGTDDVLEALL encoded by the coding sequence ATGCGCGTCGCAATTCTTGCCCACGAACAGTTTCCCGACCGAGCCAAGACCGCGCTCGGAGTTCTCCGATACGCCGACCACGACATCGTCGCCGTCCTCGACCGTGACAGCGCCGGCCAACGAGTGTCGGACTTCGTTCCGGACGTCCAGGACGCACCGATCGTCGAAGGCATGGACGACCTCGAGGCCGACGCCGTCGACGCCCTGCTGATCGGGATCGCACCGATCGGCGGCGACCTCGAGGAAAGCTGGCGTGACGATATTCGAGTCGCACTCGAGAACGGCTATGACGTGATCTCGGGGCTGCACTCCTTCCTGTCCGATGACGAGGAGTTCGCCCGATTGGCGGCGGAAAACGACTGTGAGTTGCGCGACGTCCGGAAGCCGCCCGAGGGCCTCACGGTGGCCGAGGGCATCGCCGACGAGGTCGACGCCGAAGTGATCCTCACCGTCGGCACGGACTGTTCGGTCGGCAAGATGACGACAACAATGGAGTTGGCCCGGGACGCCCGCGCGGCCGGCCACGACGCCGCCGTCGTCCCGACCGGCCAGACCGGCATCATGATCGAGGGCTGGGGCAACCCGATCGACCGCGTCGTCAGCGACTTCACCGCCGGCGCGGTCGAGGAGATGATCCTCGAGATCGGCGACGACCACGACTACCTCTTCGTCGAGGGGCAGGGCAGCATCGTCCATCCGGCGTACTCGCCGGTCACGCTCGGCATTCTCCACGGTTCGATGGCCGACAAACTCGTCCTCTGTCACGAGGCCGGCCGGGAGGCGATCCACGGCTACGAGTCGTTCGCGCTGCCGTCGATCCCGACGTACATCGACCTCTACGAGAGCGTCGCCGCGCCGGTCGCGGAAGGGCAGGTCGTCGCCGGCGCGCTCAACACGTCCGGGCTGGCGGACGACGCGGCCGCCAGCGACGCAGTCGCCGAGTACGCCGACGCCCTCGGCGCGCCGGCCGACGACGTCATCCGGTTCGGAACCGACGACGTCCTCGAGGCGCTGCTATGA
- a CDS encoding ArsR/SmtB family transcription factor: protein MDSAALLDLLGNENRRRILRLLARKPCYVTEISEYIGVSPKAVIEHLRKLEEAGLVESRVDDQRRKYFHIARNVRLEVNVSPYGFASKSAYPANSSFDITTCRHLSTDVSWDDTDDLGDLLATLEDLEQLENELSLAQRWVQGQLCEVLDRVSETVGAGPESRIYADLLASIRTEPKSVGELSDDIDAPREVVAELLEVMADNGVVRRTERGWELTTNS from the coding sequence ATGGATTCCGCCGCGTTGTTGGACTTACTCGGGAACGAAAACCGGAGACGGATCCTTCGGTTGCTCGCCCGCAAACCGTGTTACGTGACCGAGATTTCGGAGTACATCGGCGTAAGTCCCAAGGCGGTCATCGAACACCTACGGAAACTCGAGGAAGCGGGGTTAGTCGAGAGCCGGGTCGACGACCAGCGGCGAAAGTACTTTCATATCGCTCGGAACGTCCGACTGGAAGTAAACGTCTCCCCGTACGGCTTCGCCAGCAAGAGCGCGTATCCGGCCAACAGTAGCTTCGATATCACTACCTGTCGACACCTCTCGACGGACGTCTCCTGGGACGACACGGACGACCTCGGCGACCTGCTCGCGACGTTGGAGGACCTCGAACAACTGGAGAACGAACTGTCGTTGGCCCAGCGCTGGGTACAGGGCCAACTCTGTGAGGTCCTCGACCGCGTCTCGGAAACCGTCGGAGCCGGCCCGGAGAGTCGGATCTACGCCGACCTGCTCGCGAGTATCCGGACCGAACCCAAGTCAGTCGGCGAACTCAGCGACGACATCGACGCCCCGCGGGAGGTCGTCGCCGAACTCCTCGAGGTGATGGCCGACAACGGCGTGGTTCGGCGGACCGAACGCGGCTGGGAGCTGACGACCAACAGTTAG
- a CDS encoding MFS transporter translates to MSDRWLVAWGLGSVAFGGASLLIPLYIVQLGASPVQLGLLAATAAAVGAPGAIAFGRAADRVDRRRLLVLATLAGVAGSLAAIPFLRSITAVIAANAVLWLLVSSIGPVLTMLVVDDAPESAWSERIGLVNSYQGYGWAGGLVLGTVWPVVGSRLLAAGAVTRALFWLLAACAAVSAILAARTLPRPAPSAHVTGDRAARRIGRLLATSSRGVKGATFALSPARLYWTTRGIDPRRLATRFDPALTTYFVAGLFFFTGSAAFWAPLPLFLTDLGFDSGRVFACYLASSLGSAACYGAAGRLSARVDDRILQSGTLAVRAVLFPAVLAVAGLGTAAFGTAGLLLGGIGITWAGIAVVGTAIVTRLAPPAARGELLGAYVALGAIGGGIGGVLGGWAATASYAVAFAVAGGLVLVGAVLVAALVALSSGDGKAASAASVPDSVPAGTVEEPPTD, encoded by the coding sequence ATGTCGGATCGCTGGCTCGTGGCCTGGGGTCTGGGTTCGGTCGCGTTCGGTGGCGCGTCCCTGCTGATACCGCTCTACATCGTGCAACTCGGCGCGTCGCCGGTCCAGTTGGGACTGCTGGCCGCGACGGCCGCGGCCGTCGGTGCCCCCGGCGCGATCGCGTTCGGGCGCGCCGCGGACCGGGTCGACCGCCGCCGGTTGCTGGTCCTCGCGACGCTGGCCGGCGTCGCGGGCTCGCTGGCCGCGATCCCGTTCCTGCGCTCGATCACCGCCGTTATCGCGGCGAACGCGGTCCTCTGGCTGCTCGTCTCCTCGATCGGGCCGGTCCTGACCATGCTCGTCGTCGATGACGCACCCGAGTCCGCCTGGAGCGAGCGCATCGGACTGGTGAACTCGTATCAGGGCTACGGGTGGGCCGGCGGACTCGTCCTCGGAACGGTCTGGCCGGTCGTCGGGAGCCGATTGCTCGCGGCCGGCGCGGTGACGCGGGCGCTGTTCTGGTTGCTCGCGGCCTGTGCCGCGGTGAGTGCGATCCTCGCGGCGCGGACCCTCCCGCGGCCCGCACCGTCGGCCCACGTCACGGGCGATCGCGCCGCCCGCCGAATCGGGCGACTCCTCGCGACCTCGAGTCGCGGCGTCAAGGGTGCGACGTTCGCCCTCTCGCCGGCCCGACTCTACTGGACGACTCGGGGGATCGACCCACGACGACTCGCGACCCGGTTCGACCCCGCGCTGACGACCTACTTCGTCGCCGGCCTCTTCTTTTTCACCGGGTCGGCGGCCTTCTGGGCCCCGCTCCCGCTGTTCCTGACCGATCTCGGCTTCGATTCGGGGCGGGTCTTCGCGTGCTATCTCGCCTCGAGCCTCGGCTCGGCGGCCTGTTACGGCGCTGCCGGGCGACTCTCGGCGCGGGTCGACGACCGGATCCTGCAGTCCGGGACGCTCGCCGTCAGAGCGGTCCTCTTCCCAGCGGTCCTCGCCGTGGCGGGACTGGGAACGGCGGCGTTCGGAACTGCCGGTCTCCTCCTCGGCGGCATCGGCATCACGTGGGCCGGGATCGCTGTCGTCGGGACGGCGATCGTCACCCGCCTTGCCCCGCCGGCCGCTCGCGGTGAACTGCTGGGCGCGTACGTCGCACTGGGCGCGATCGGGGGCGGTATCGGCGGCGTCCTCGGGGGTTGGGCCGCGACCGCGAGCTACGCGGTGGCGTTCGCCGTCGCCGGCGGGCTCGTCCTCGTCGGGGCGGTCCTCGTCGCCGCGCTCGTAGCGCTCTCGAGTGGCGACGGGAAAGCGGCGTCGGCCGCGTCGGTTCCCGATTCCGTCCCGGCCGGTACCGTCGAGGAGCCGCCGACCGACTGA
- the ppsA gene encoding phosphoenolpyruvate synthase encodes MAVLWLDEISAGDLEKVGGKGASLGELTGAGLPVPPGFVVTAGTYRSFIEEAEIDEELFAAVDVDVDDSSALAEAADRAQELILETPFPDELREEILASYAEVGDGEAFVAVRSSATAEDLPDASFAGQQETFLNVTEEDLLDRVRECWASLFTQRAIYYRQEQGFDHSAVNIAVVVQQMVDAEKSGVMFTSHPSTGEPTMIIEAAWGLGEAVVSGAVSPDNYVVEREDRDVDVTVAEKKVKHEKDEATGETVEREVPQDKRNERVLADDEIDALMDLGERVEDHYGEPQDVEWAIVGGDVYMLQSRPITTIDESSSNGADAAGGVDAAAGLTDGSGSVQSAEGASTGADASGSNEVLVDGLGSSPGTVSGPAKIVTKLDDLAKVGEGDIIVTEMTMPDMVPAMKRASGIITDEGGMTSHAAIVSRELGVPAIVGTTNATTILEDGQVVTLDGDKGSVLEGSTVEPDEETEPVEEVRPQSPVKPMTATEVKVNVSIPEAAERAAATGADGVGLLRTEHMILSLNQTPEKFIEENGTDAYTKELVDGIRGVADEFYPRPVRVRTLDAPTDEFRQLEGGADEPEEHNPMLGYRGIRRSLDRADVFAHELEAFRRLYEMGYDNVEIMLPLVNDAEDVYRAKACMKEAGIDPEKRKWGAMIETPAAALSVEELAEAGIDFASFGTNDLTQYTLAVDRNNENVADRFDELHPAVLRLIGDVIETCREHGVDTSICGQAGSKPEMVTFLAKEGITSISANIDAVRDVQHEVKRVEQKLLLDSVR; translated from the coding sequence ATGGCTGTACTCTGGCTGGACGAGATCAGTGCCGGCGACCTCGAGAAGGTCGGCGGTAAAGGTGCTTCTCTGGGCGAGTTGACGGGTGCGGGGCTGCCCGTTCCGCCGGGATTCGTCGTAACTGCCGGGACCTATCGATCGTTCATCGAAGAGGCCGAGATCGACGAGGAACTGTTCGCGGCCGTCGACGTCGACGTCGACGACTCGAGTGCGCTGGCCGAGGCCGCCGACCGCGCACAGGAACTCATTCTCGAGACGCCCTTCCCCGACGAACTTCGCGAGGAGATCCTCGCGAGCTACGCGGAGGTCGGTGACGGCGAAGCGTTCGTCGCGGTCCGGTCGTCGGCGACGGCCGAGGACCTGCCCGACGCCTCCTTCGCCGGCCAGCAGGAGACGTTCCTCAACGTCACCGAGGAGGACCTGCTCGACCGGGTTCGGGAGTGTTGGGCGTCGCTCTTTACCCAGCGGGCGATCTACTACCGCCAGGAGCAGGGCTTCGACCACTCGGCGGTCAACATCGCCGTCGTCGTCCAGCAGATGGTCGACGCCGAGAAGTCCGGCGTGATGTTTACGAGCCACCCCTCGACCGGTGAGCCGACGATGATCATCGAGGCCGCGTGGGGCCTCGGTGAGGCCGTCGTCTCCGGCGCCGTCTCGCCGGACAACTACGTCGTTGAGCGCGAGGACCGCGACGTCGACGTTACCGTCGCCGAAAAGAAGGTCAAACACGAGAAAGACGAGGCGACCGGCGAGACCGTCGAGCGCGAGGTGCCACAGGACAAGCGCAACGAACGGGTCCTCGCCGACGACGAGATCGACGCGCTGATGGATCTCGGCGAGCGCGTCGAGGACCACTACGGCGAGCCCCAGGACGTCGAGTGGGCCATCGTCGGGGGCGACGTCTACATGCTCCAGTCCCGCCCGATCACGACCATCGACGAGAGTTCCAGCAACGGAGCCGACGCGGCCGGCGGCGTCGACGCCGCGGCCGGACTGACCGACGGCAGCGGGAGCGTCCAGAGCGCCGAGGGCGCGAGTACCGGCGCGGACGCGAGCGGCTCGAACGAGGTGCTGGTCGACGGACTCGGCTCGAGTCCGGGGACGGTCAGCGGGCCCGCGAAGATCGTCACCAAACTCGACGATCTGGCGAAGGTCGGCGAGGGCGACATCATCGTCACCGAGATGACGATGCCCGACATGGTGCCCGCGATGAAGCGGGCCTCGGGGATCATCACCGACGAGGGCGGCATGACCAGCCACGCCGCCATCGTCTCGCGCGAACTGGGCGTACCCGCCATCGTCGGCACGACCAACGCCACGACCATCTTGGAGGACGGCCAGGTCGTCACCCTCGACGGCGACAAGGGCTCGGTCCTCGAGGGCTCGACGGTCGAACCCGACGAGGAGACCGAACCGGTCGAGGAGGTCCGCCCGCAGTCGCCGGTCAAGCCGATGACTGCGACCGAGGTGAAGGTCAACGTCTCGATCCCGGAAGCGGCCGAACGCGCGGCCGCGACTGGGGCCGACGGCGTCGGCCTCCTTCGGACCGAACACATGATCCTCTCGCTGAACCAGACCCCCGAGAAGTTCATCGAGGAAAACGGCACTGACGCCTATACGAAGGAACTCGTCGACGGGATCCGCGGCGTCGCCGACGAGTTCTATCCCCGTCCCGTCCGCGTGCGCACCCTCGACGCCCCCACCGACGAGTTCCGCCAGCTCGAGGGCGGCGCCGACGAGCCCGAGGAACACAACCCGATGCTGGGCTACCGGGGCATCCGACGCTCGCTCGATCGCGCCGACGTGTTCGCCCACGAACTCGAGGCGTTCCGGCGGCTCTACGAGATGGGCTACGACAACGTCGAGATCATGCTGCCGCTGGTCAACGACGCCGAGGACGTCTATCGGGCCAAAGCGTGCATGAAAGAGGCCGGTATCGACCCCGAGAAACGCAAGTGGGGAGCGATGATCGAGACGCCCGCGGCCGCGCTGTCGGTCGAGGAGTTGGCCGAGGCCGGTATCGACTTCGCCTCCTTCGGAACGAACGACCTGACCCAGTACACGCTGGCGGTCGACCGGAACAACGAGAACGTCGCCGACCGGTTCGACGAACTCCACCCCGCCGTCTTGCGCCTGATCGGCGACGTCATCGAGACCTGCCGCGAACACGGCGTCGACACGAGCATCTGCGGGCAGGCCGGCTCCAAGCCCGAGATGGTCACGTTCCTCGCCAAGGAGGGCATCACGTCGATCTCCGCGAACATCGACGCCGTCCGCGACGTCCAACACGAGGTCAAACGCGTCGAACAGAAGCTCCTGCTCGATTCGGTCCGCTAA
- a CDS encoding DUF5802 family protein — translation MFEVFSRSYYLGRLYVTPTEGDHALMHSEQHERLNEEVYASGDGLERLDTPLVMKLESRHFAVHGGENVPTNTLALPESMLEGTDIRNPPSLREVFLARRDCARRLLEFAGGWQPDPAGTDLSNAGT, via the coding sequence ATGTTCGAGGTGTTCTCGCGGAGCTACTATCTCGGACGACTCTACGTGACTCCCACGGAGGGCGATCACGCACTCATGCACAGCGAGCAACACGAGCGGCTCAACGAGGAGGTCTACGCCAGCGGCGACGGCCTCGAGCGGCTCGATACCCCGCTCGTAATGAAACTCGAGTCGCGACACTTCGCGGTCCACGGGGGCGAGAACGTCCCGACGAACACGCTCGCGCTCCCCGAGTCGATGCTCGAGGGGACCGATATCAGGAACCCGCCGTCGCTCCGGGAGGTGTTTCTCGCCCGGCGCGACTGCGCCCGTCGGTTGCTCGAGTTCGCCGGCGGCTGGCAACCCGACCCGGCCGGCACGGACCTGTCCAACGCCGGAACCTAG